A genomic window from Candidatus Pelagisphaera phototrophica includes:
- a CDS encoding sulfatase-like hydrolase/transferase — translation MRIRTMLKLAFPIALFILSGNFLTAAEKPNVIIVFADDMGIDSVQAYNPTFQAPTPHLDQLSRDAESFMDAHTPSSVCSPTRYALLTGRYPWRGVLKNGVLRPYESSAIEKERLTLPKILKGLGYDTACIGKWHLGWEWPFKSDEPQLRPKSDRATPEESLVDWQRAMQPGGIGGGPLGAGFDTYFGSGMPNFPPYTWHENDHILEIPTMFKPFRMPERNNDYTGAAGLMVPDWNFEKDLPVITRKSIAYIKEKAAEERPFFLYFSLTSPHSPIVPDAEFIGKGQVPDSVYADWIYQTDWVLGQVEQAIKDAGIRDNTILIFSTDNGTEISFAKKNWPDSAATFNYSVRGKKRELYEGGHRVPFMIRWPGLTKAGKRRSEVICVSDIMATLADYFSVEFPDNSAEDSVSFLPALRGESFERAPVVHCSIEGQLGIRKGDWKLIQMKKGFELYNLKADPKETENLYSSHPEIAEDMRNIVERYIKEGRSTAGAAQPIEENKILSVWLK, via the coding sequence ATGAGGATTAGAACCATGCTGAAACTGGCGTTTCCTATCGCGCTTTTTATCTTGAGCGGGAACTTCCTGACAGCTGCGGAAAAACCGAATGTCATCATCGTCTTTGCCGACGATATGGGGATTGACTCAGTCCAGGCTTACAATCCCACTTTTCAGGCCCCGACGCCCCACCTCGACCAGTTGAGCCGTGACGCCGAATCATTTATGGATGCGCACACCCCGAGTTCAGTCTGTTCGCCGACTCGTTACGCGCTGCTCACCGGGCGCTACCCCTGGCGTGGCGTCCTCAAAAACGGAGTCCTTAGACCCTATGAGTCTTCAGCGATTGAGAAGGAAAGACTAACCCTGCCCAAGATACTGAAAGGTCTCGGTTACGACACGGCCTGCATCGGTAAGTGGCACCTAGGCTGGGAGTGGCCCTTTAAGAGTGACGAGCCGCAACTACGGCCGAAGTCAGACAGAGCCACACCGGAGGAGAGCCTGGTGGACTGGCAGAGAGCTATGCAGCCCGGAGGCATCGGCGGCGGCCCTCTGGGAGCTGGCTTCGACACCTATTTCGGCAGCGGCATGCCCAACTTCCCGCCTTACACCTGGCACGAAAACGACCATATTCTGGAAATCCCCACCATGTTTAAACCGTTTAGAATGCCTGAACGCAACAATGACTATACCGGCGCCGCCGGTCTGATGGTCCCCGATTGGAATTTTGAAAAAGACCTGCCTGTTATCACCCGGAAAAGCATTGCCTATATCAAGGAAAAAGCCGCTGAAGAGAGACCCTTCTTCCTGTATTTTTCTCTTACTTCGCCGCACTCTCCTATCGTACCGGATGCCGAATTTATCGGTAAAGGCCAGGTTCCCGACAGCGTCTATGCCGACTGGATTTACCAAACCGACTGGGTTCTCGGGCAAGTTGAACAGGCGATCAAAGACGCCGGCATCCGCGACAACACGATTCTCATTTTTTCTACCGATAACGGAACGGAAATTAGCTTTGCTAAAAAGAACTGGCCCGACTCGGCAGCTACATTCAACTACAGTGTACGCGGCAAAAAACGCGAGCTCTACGAAGGCGGGCACCGTGTTCCTTTCATGATTCGCTGGCCCGGTCTTACCAAGGCGGGCAAGCGCCGTTCGGAAGTTATTTGCGTGAGCGATATCATGGCGACTTTAGCCGATTACTTCTCTGTCGAATTTCCAGACAACAGCGCGGAAGATAGCGTCAGCTTCCTGCCGGCCCTACGTGGCGAGAGTTTTGAGAGAGCTCCGGTGGTGCACTGCAGCATTGAAGGGCAACTGGGGATTCGCAAAGGAGACTGGAAACTCATTCAGATGAAAAAAGGGTTTGAACTCTACAACCTAAAAGCCGATCCCAAAGAAACTGAAAACCTTTACAGCTCCCATCCGGAAATCGCCGAAGATATGCGCAATATCGTGGAGCGTTACATCAAAGAGGGGCGCAGCACTGCGGGTGCGGCCCAGCCCATTGAGGAAAACAAAATATTGAGTGTCTGGTTGAAATAA
- a CDS encoding alpha/beta hydrolase: MNPDTRIAINAQPVSNGPEVSVQPQAPPVRVLEPLAAKLEPSRKIAYKSVGKGRALELHVFEPEEHDASKDRRPCILIIHGGGWTGGEPRVYYTIADHYAKKGMLAISLQYRLMNAKEGVTVFDCVKDGRSAMRWLRAQASTLGIDPNRIAVTGGSAGGHVALATAVFENGPEVDAARDDLSISCIPDLLIPLNPVVDTSADGYGQGKIGKRWRELSPLHHVKRDLPPMLICHSTGDTVTPYTGAARFAELSKAAGNDCQLFTFEGGRHGWFIFDLEHYATILHVMDVYLIEKGFL, from the coding sequence ATGAATCCTGACACTCGCATCGCCATCAACGCTCAACCTGTGTCGAACGGCCCTGAGGTTTCCGTGCAACCACAGGCACCACCCGTGCGGGTGCTTGAGCCGCTGGCGGCGAAGCTCGAACCGTCTCGAAAAATCGCCTACAAATCAGTGGGCAAGGGGCGTGCTCTCGAATTGCATGTTTTCGAACCGGAGGAGCACGACGCTTCAAAAGACAGGCGACCGTGTATTCTTATCATTCACGGAGGCGGATGGACCGGAGGGGAGCCGCGGGTGTACTACACGATCGCCGATCATTACGCTAAGAAAGGGATGCTCGCAATTAGCCTGCAATATCGGCTCATGAACGCGAAGGAGGGCGTAACGGTATTCGATTGCGTGAAGGACGGTCGTTCGGCGATGAGATGGCTGCGGGCACAGGCATCGACGTTGGGAATCGATCCGAATCGGATTGCGGTAACCGGCGGTTCGGCGGGTGGTCATGTCGCACTGGCAACGGCAGTTTTCGAGAATGGCCCCGAGGTCGACGCCGCAAGGGATGATCTTTCCATATCGTGTATCCCGGATTTACTGATTCCCCTGAATCCCGTGGTTGACACCTCGGCGGATGGATACGGACAAGGGAAGATCGGGAAACGCTGGAGGGAGCTGTCTCCACTACATCATGTTAAGCGTGATCTGCCACCGATGCTGATCTGTCATAGCACCGGGGATACGGTCACGCCCTATACGGGCGCCGCCCGGTTTGCGGAGTTGTCCAAGGCGGCGGGCAACGACTGCCAGCTATTCACGTTCGAAGGCGGTCGGCATGGCTGGTTCATTTTCGATCTAGAGCACTATGCGACTATCTTGCACGTGATGGATGTTTACCTAATAGAAAAAGGATTTCTTTAG
- a CDS encoding serine hydrolase domain-containing protein, which yields MALTCFALASQTAAAEPSFPELETLIASADSNLKIPGGSVRVVEDGEIIFDRYFGTFSEDSKIPWDEQTVVAIASISKSVTATLVAVLVGEGNLSFDDPIAKYLPEYAELKLQNSDQSIRSPTIAECLSHTAGFPGGTMGKLPKNSPVKRGDQAEVARHLATQGLAARPGTQYAYTFRGYAAVSRLIEVVTGRPIAEVMREKLLSPLGMNETTFTLGVSLVRRLPLFASRAEGRSDEEVAAQIERYRAERGPFVNTAGSLISTPNDLQRFLQFHADKGLVGSRQIVPASVLAKLYRKQPATKNYGLGFNLRGGGVVGHGGATGTSASADLKTGRILIVFTQAGSPSARPLISGAAKVGFPQALSSKDRP from the coding sequence TTGGCCTTAACCTGCTTCGCTTTAGCAAGTCAGACTGCCGCAGCGGAGCCATCCTTTCCAGAACTTGAAACGCTCATAGCGTCGGCAGATTCCAATCTCAAAATTCCTGGCGGATCCGTGCGGGTTGTCGAAGATGGCGAAATTATTTTCGATCGTTACTTCGGCACGTTCTCTGAGGATTCGAAAATCCCCTGGGACGAGCAAACGGTCGTCGCGATAGCCTCGATCAGCAAATCCGTCACCGCTACACTGGTTGCCGTTCTCGTTGGTGAAGGAAATCTCTCTTTCGATGATCCGATCGCCAAGTACCTCCCGGAATACGCTGAGCTCAAGCTACAGAACAGCGATCAATCCATTCGTTCCCCAACGATCGCGGAGTGCCTCTCCCATACCGCAGGGTTTCCGGGCGGCACGATGGGCAAACTCCCAAAGAATTCTCCCGTGAAACGTGGCGATCAAGCTGAAGTAGCCCGCCACTTGGCGACTCAAGGGTTGGCAGCTCGTCCCGGCACGCAATATGCCTACACCTTTAGAGGATACGCTGCCGTTTCCAGATTGATAGAAGTCGTCACAGGTCGCCCGATCGCCGAGGTGATGCGCGAAAAGCTTCTCTCTCCTCTGGGCATGAATGAAACGACCTTCACTCTCGGAGTATCGCTCGTTCGTCGCCTTCCGCTTTTCGCCTCTCGTGCCGAGGGACGAAGCGACGAGGAAGTCGCTGCTCAAATCGAACGCTATCGGGCTGAAAGAGGACCGTTTGTCAACACAGCGGGCTCATTGATATCCACCCCTAATGATCTCCAGCGTTTTCTCCAGTTTCACGCCGATAAAGGCCTTGTCGGCAGCCGGCAAATCGTGCCTGCGTCCGTATTGGCCAAACTCTACCGGAAACAACCCGCAACCAAGAACTACGGTCTGGGCTTCAACCTTCGCGGGGGCGGGGTCGTCGGACACGGGGGAGCAACTGGAACTTCAGCCAGCGCCGACCTCAAAACCGGCCGTATTCTTATCGTCTTTACCCAAGCTGGCAGTCCAAGTGCTCGACCCCTCATCTCGGGAGCCGCTAAGGTCGGGTTTCCTCAGGCACTCTCATCGAAGGACCGGCCTTAA
- a CDS encoding sulfatase: MKQAFAFLFFASFLCGLGVSASERPNVVLILADDLGWSGLGCYGSTFYETPNIDRLASEGVRFTAAYSAASNCAPSRASIMSGQYTPSHGILYVGPGTYQERYKEYNGNLKKFRMLQPRGKTELPPVDQVETMAECLRKNNYRTVFFGKWHLGMGKNHPGKRGFDVAIESHGKHFGFKTTPETEPTEGQYLSDFFSDQAANFIRESAKGNAPFFLYYADFLVHKPLEAKQALLDYFGKKASGEYQKSPMGAAMIKSLDDSVGKILAAVDDAKVKDNTLVIFTSDNGGLAYEEDGIRDVNTSNFPLRGRKGSVYEGGYRVPWIVSWPGRMSRGRVVDGPVHQVDLYPTIIAATGTDRPPQELDGMNLLPLFRDQETNLERPIYWYLPGYSAFHEPSVIIRKEGWKLIESLEDGSPQLFHLPSDIAETIDLSSKNPELVSELSALANLWLDETEAPRMTPNPEFDD, from the coding sequence ATGAAGCAAGCATTCGCATTTTTGTTTTTCGCATCCTTTCTATGCGGTTTGGGTGTTTCAGCTAGCGAAAGGCCAAATGTTGTGCTGATTCTGGCGGATGACCTGGGTTGGTCTGGTTTAGGTTGCTATGGTAGCACATTCTATGAAACACCGAATATAGATCGGCTGGCTTCCGAAGGAGTACGGTTCACCGCGGCCTATTCAGCGGCCTCAAACTGTGCTCCCTCACGTGCCTCGATTATGAGCGGACAATACACACCCTCCCACGGCATCCTTTACGTCGGACCTGGCACCTACCAGGAACGTTACAAAGAGTATAATGGAAATCTAAAGAAGTTCCGCATGCTTCAGCCGAGGGGGAAGACTGAACTCCCACCCGTAGACCAGGTGGAAACGATGGCTGAATGCCTCAGGAAAAATAACTATCGAACGGTATTCTTCGGAAAATGGCATCTTGGCATGGGTAAGAATCACCCGGGAAAAAGAGGCTTTGATGTTGCCATTGAAAGTCATGGGAAGCATTTCGGATTCAAAACCACCCCGGAGACCGAGCCTACCGAAGGGCAGTACTTAAGCGATTTCTTTTCCGATCAAGCTGCGAACTTTATCCGAGAATCTGCAAAAGGGAATGCTCCGTTTTTTCTCTATTATGCCGATTTCCTTGTGCACAAGCCGTTGGAGGCCAAACAGGCTTTGCTTGACTATTTTGGCAAAAAGGCGTCCGGCGAATATCAAAAGAGTCCCATGGGTGCAGCCATGATCAAGTCACTGGACGACTCGGTCGGTAAGATTCTCGCTGCGGTCGACGACGCGAAGGTCAAGGATAATACTCTAGTAATCTTCACTTCCGATAATGGCGGTCTGGCTTATGAAGAAGATGGTATCAGGGATGTAAATACGAGCAATTTTCCGCTACGGGGACGTAAGGGTAGTGTGTATGAAGGTGGGTATCGTGTTCCCTGGATAGTAAGCTGGCCAGGCCGGATGTCGCGCGGCAGGGTCGTAGACGGTCCTGTTCACCAGGTGGATCTATACCCCACGATAATAGCGGCTACCGGTACCGACCGACCTCCGCAGGAACTGGATGGCATGAATCTTCTACCATTATTCCGCGACCAGGAAACAAATCTGGAACGCCCGATTTACTGGTATCTTCCAGGTTACAGTGCGTTTCACGAACCGAGCGTTATAATTCGCAAGGAAGGCTGGAAACTGATCGAGAGTCTTGAGGACGGATCGCCTCAACTGTTTCATCTTCCCTCGGACATCGCAGAGACAATCGACCTCAGCTCCAAGAACCCTGAATTAGTTTCTGAACTCAGTGCACTGGCCAATCTCTGGCTCGATGAGACTGAGGCTCCACGAATGACTCCGAATCCTGAGTTTGATGATTAA
- a CDS encoding alpha/beta hydrolase — protein MNIKTLIFMLIAVPVLSTGAYAVPADEIDWGWSIGPTFPNGAYGPRTDVDPELTGDNHLFDVWAPDGDGLYPVVIYAHGGGFGSGDKVKAIGSMPKLPGNEIVFISINYTLKQGPQKAIQDGIDAVDYIIENHEKYKIDPDKIFLSGNSAGGIMMNHIIFDRKTPGVIGAWHSAYYKKQFADLSVDNLREVGIPIAISMGHLYPEDKGHSALAAVTLLEKNVAAGNSGMWIGKDKESGSVVQVWLNGKWIKNASEDIDTRESYPSMAEWIHSIIEQN, from the coding sequence ATGAATATCAAAACGTTAATTTTCATGCTGATCGCAGTCCCCGTTTTGTCGACGGGCGCTTATGCCGTTCCAGCCGATGAGATCGACTGGGGATGGAGTATTGGGCCGACCTTTCCAAATGGAGCCTATGGTCCTAGAACTGATGTTGATCCGGAACTTACTGGGGACAATCACTTGTTCGATGTCTGGGCGCCCGACGGGGATGGCTTATACCCTGTCGTGATCTATGCGCATGGAGGAGGATTCGGATCTGGGGACAAGGTGAAGGCGATCGGCAGTATGCCGAAACTACCAGGAAACGAGATCGTCTTTATTAGTATCAATTACACCTTAAAACAAGGACCTCAAAAAGCAATCCAAGACGGTATTGACGCGGTTGATTATATAATAGAAAACCATGAAAAGTATAAGATCGATCCTGACAAAATATTCCTGAGCGGGAATTCTGCTGGCGGCATCATGATGAATCACATCATCTTCGACCGGAAGACGCCGGGCGTCATAGGCGCATGGCATAGTGCGTATTACAAAAAACAGTTTGCTGATCTAAGTGTAGATAACCTTAGAGAAGTAGGTATCCCGATTGCAATTTCAATGGGCCACCTGTATCCAGAAGACAAAGGTCATAGCGCGCTTGCCGCCGTTACGCTTCTGGAGAAAAACGTGGCCGCCGGAAATTCCGGAATGTGGATCGGTAAAGATAAAGAATCGGGTTCTGTTGTCCAAGTATGGTTAAACGGAAAGTGGATAAAAAACGCGAGTGAAGACATCGATACCAGAGAAAGTTATCCGAGCATGGCAGAGTGGATACATTCGATCATCGAACAGAATTAG
- a CDS encoding AbgT family transporter: MTNAPTPQPLKRRNPFTRFLDTVEWLGNFLPHPVTLFAILAVGIVLLSGIFGWMGLAVEDPRPAGTRGVAEDGMIRPVSLLNADGIRMIFTNLVTNFTSFAPLGVVLVAMLGVGVAERSGLLSAAVRCMVLSAPRHIVTVAIVFAGIVSNTASEVGYVVLIPLAGAIFYALDRHPLAGMAAAFAGVSGGYSANVLIGTIDPLLAGITQEAARLIDPDYVVVATANWYFMVASTFLIMVVGSLVSIFIVEPKLGKYDSSRAEPTILDKRMMERLSDDEKKGLFWALIALTGVLGLMALTLVPEWGVFRNPETGDRINSPFFRGFVVWILIFFIATGYAYGRAVGTMRTDRDVIDSMAKALASLGLYIVLVFFAAQFVAFFGWTKLGAIGAVTGAEFLKDTGMTGPMVFIFFILMCAVINLSLGSASAQWAVTAPIFVPMLMLIGYAPEAIQAAYRIGDSTTNIITPMMSYFGLILAWATRYDKNLGVGTMIAIMLPYTTFFIIVWSSFFILWTFTLGLPVGPGSPTFYKP; encoded by the coding sequence ATGACGAATGCCCCAACGCCGCAACCCCTTAAGCGCCGTAACCCTTTTACCCGTTTTCTCGATACCGTTGAATGGTTGGGCAATTTTCTTCCGCATCCGGTGACCTTGTTTGCCATTCTGGCCGTCGGCATCGTCCTCCTCTCGGGGATTTTCGGCTGGATGGGACTTGCAGTCGAGGATCCTAGACCTGCCGGTACGCGCGGCGTGGCAGAAGACGGGATGATCCGCCCGGTGAGTCTGTTGAATGCCGATGGCATACGCATGATCTTCACCAATCTCGTGACGAACTTCACGAGCTTCGCACCGTTGGGCGTTGTACTGGTCGCGATGCTGGGCGTCGGTGTCGCAGAGCGCTCTGGGCTTTTGTCTGCAGCGGTCCGCTGCATGGTCTTGTCGGCGCCTCGCCACATCGTGACCGTTGCCATCGTTTTTGCAGGCATCGTTTCGAACACGGCTTCAGAAGTCGGCTATGTGGTTCTGATCCCCCTAGCGGGCGCCATTTTCTATGCGCTCGATCGGCATCCTTTGGCAGGGATGGCCGCCGCCTTCGCGGGGGTCTCTGGCGGCTATAGCGCCAATGTCCTGATTGGGACGATCGATCCGCTTTTGGCAGGTATCACGCAGGAAGCGGCTCGCTTGATCGATCCGGATTATGTCGTAGTGGCAACCGCCAATTGGTATTTCATGGTCGCATCGACTTTCTTGATAATGGTTGTGGGCTCGCTAGTGAGCATTTTCATCGTAGAGCCCAAACTGGGCAAATACGATTCCTCCCGGGCCGAACCGACCATTCTCGATAAGCGAATGATGGAGCGGCTCTCCGACGATGAGAAGAAGGGGCTCTTCTGGGCCTTGATCGCGCTCACAGGAGTGCTGGGTCTGATGGCACTGACCTTGGTTCCGGAATGGGGTGTCTTTCGCAATCCGGAGACCGGAGACCGGATAAATTCGCCGTTCTTCCGCGGTTTCGTTGTGTGGATCCTCATCTTCTTCATCGCGACGGGCTATGCCTATGGCCGAGCGGTCGGCACCATGCGGACGGATCGGGATGTCATAGATTCCATGGCCAAGGCCCTAGCATCCTTGGGCCTTTATATCGTACTAGTATTTTTCGCCGCGCAGTTCGTCGCCTTCTTCGGCTGGACCAAACTCGGAGCAATTGGCGCGGTTACTGGCGCGGAGTTCCTTAAAGATACCGGCATGACGGGCCCGATGGTCTTCATCTTCTTTATCCTTATGTGCGCCGTCATCAACCTTTCATTGGGCTCCGCTTCCGCGCAGTGGGCGGTAACAGCGCCTATTTTCGTGCCAATGCTTATGCTCATTGGATATGCGCCAGAAGCCATCCAGGCAGCCTATCGTATTGGAGATTCCACCACAAACATCATCACGCCCATGATGAGCTACTTCGGCCTTATCCTCGCGTGGGCGACGCGGTACGACAAGAATCTGGGCGTGGGAACAATGATCGCGATCATGCTGCCCTATACCACCTTCTTCATCATCGTCTGGAGCAGCTTCTTTATCCTTTGGACCTTTACTCTGGGCTTGCCGGTGGGGCCAGGGTCGCCAACTTTCTACAAACCGTGA
- a CDS encoding Gfo/Idh/MocA family protein produces MKKIPFSASASNRRQFLKTSSLLAGGAFVVPRFSIGQSGQSANNKLNIAFIGVGPGQGRGNLTQMANENIVAFCDVDPAQIAKTKEKFPNARTFSDYREMFDNMGNQIDAVGIATPDNTHFVAAMAAADLGKHLFVQKPLVHNIYELRTLCEKTRQNKLVTQMGNQGRAFDGMRHIKEWFDADVLGEVREVIAWTNRPNEGYGFRSGERKKLPDAQPIPQGMDWDKWIGPAPMTGFSEDLHPGYWRGWWDYGCGGLGDIGCHTIDIPYYALQLGHPTKIEVELAGEPNLIYTPSGSVVTYHFPARNGLPPVKVKWIEGPTVPKMAKDFEAAQAVSLAKSGSKEEAKTYADGIFMVGKKQTLFSPGMRPNSPRLYDEDVWQEFRRNRPPQTLPRIKGGNIQEWIRAVKGEGPRPGSHFDYAEGLTELILLGALAIRTGKNIEWDSKKMKITNEPSLNKYIKPKARKGWGEYYRG; encoded by the coding sequence ATGAAAAAAATACCCTTTTCTGCATCGGCATCGAATCGCCGCCAGTTTTTGAAAACCTCGTCGCTTCTTGCGGGAGGTGCCTTTGTTGTGCCTCGATTTTCGATTGGGCAATCCGGACAGTCTGCGAACAACAAGCTTAATATTGCGTTTATCGGAGTCGGCCCAGGTCAGGGCAGAGGAAATCTGACGCAAATGGCCAACGAAAATATTGTAGCATTTTGCGATGTCGATCCTGCTCAGATTGCGAAGACCAAGGAGAAATTTCCAAATGCTCGTACGTTTAGCGATTACCGCGAAATGTTCGACAATATGGGCAATCAGATCGATGCGGTCGGAATTGCGACTCCGGACAATACGCATTTCGTCGCGGCGATGGCAGCAGCAGATTTGGGTAAGCACCTCTTTGTTCAGAAGCCTTTGGTTCACAATATCTATGAGCTAAGAACGCTTTGCGAAAAGACTCGGCAGAATAAGCTCGTTACTCAGATGGGAAATCAGGGGCGCGCTTTCGATGGAATGCGTCATATCAAGGAATGGTTCGACGCGGATGTGCTAGGGGAGGTGCGAGAAGTTATTGCGTGGACGAATCGGCCTAATGAAGGATACGGTTTCCGGTCCGGCGAGAGAAAGAAATTGCCTGACGCTCAACCAATTCCGCAGGGTATGGATTGGGACAAATGGATTGGGCCAGCTCCTATGACTGGTTTTAGCGAAGACTTGCATCCGGGCTACTGGCGCGGTTGGTGGGATTATGGGTGTGGAGGATTGGGCGATATTGGCTGCCACACGATCGACATTCCGTACTACGCTCTTCAGCTCGGTCATCCTACGAAAATTGAGGTAGAATTGGCTGGTGAGCCAAATTTGATCTACACGCCTAGCGGTAGCGTTGTAACGTATCATTTTCCAGCTCGCAACGGGTTGCCTCCCGTAAAGGTCAAGTGGATTGAAGGTCCGACGGTGCCGAAGATGGCGAAGGATTTTGAAGCGGCTCAAGCGGTCTCACTAGCCAAATCGGGGAGTAAGGAAGAAGCGAAAACCTATGCTGATGGCATTTTCATGGTAGGAAAAAAGCAAACGCTCTTTTCGCCGGGTATGCGTCCCAATAGTCCGCGTCTTTATGATGAAGACGTTTGGCAAGAGTTTCGCCGAAACCGTCCACCTCAAACATTGCCGCGAATTAAAGGAGGGAATATTCAAGAGTGGATACGAGCCGTAAAGGGGGAGGGGCCGAGACCTGGCTCGCATTTTGACTATGCCGAAGGATTGACGGAGTTAATTTTGCTCGGAGCGTTGGCCATTCGCACGGGTAAGAATATCGAATGGGATTCGAAGAAAATGAAAATAACGAATGAACCCTCCCTTAATAAGTACATAAAGCCAAAGGCTCGCAAGGGTTGGGGTGAGTACTATCGTGGTTGA
- a CDS encoding 3-keto-disaccharide hydrolase has translation MKPIHSFSKVALCAAISILFAFGALAAEEKTFKKIFNGKDLSGWEGLPQFWSVQNGAITGKTDDDNVVDPNTFIVWQGGEVADFVLRLKFKIVGNNDDGWANSGIQYRAKVLDKATFSVGGYQADFEAGTKYSGILYEERGRGILALRGQKAEVHPIPEGKKKPEIKVTGSVGDSDEIQAAIKQGDWNDYRIVARGNRLMHFINGHKAVDVTDMDAAKAAKSGILALQLHKGKNMTVQFKNIRLRQ, from the coding sequence ATGAAACCTATCCACTCATTCTCTAAAGTTGCTCTATGCGCGGCGATTTCTATCCTTTTCGCTTTCGGAGCCTTGGCTGCGGAAGAGAAGACCTTCAAGAAGATTTTCAACGGTAAGGACCTCTCAGGTTGGGAAGGGTTACCTCAGTTCTGGTCGGTTCAGAATGGTGCCATCACTGGCAAGACGGATGACGACAATGTGGTCGATCCAAACACCTTCATTGTATGGCAGGGGGGAGAAGTGGCGGATTTCGTATTGCGCCTGAAATTCAAGATCGTGGGAAATAACGACGATGGCTGGGCTAACTCGGGCATTCAATACCGGGCCAAGGTATTGGATAAGGCCACGTTTTCTGTAGGAGGCTACCAAGCGGATTTCGAAGCGGGGACCAAGTACTCAGGGATTCTCTACGAAGAAAGGGGGCGTGGCATCCTGGCCTTGCGCGGTCAGAAGGCGGAAGTGCATCCCATCCCGGAAGGCAAAAAGAAGCCTGAAATCAAAGTGACGGGCAGTGTGGGCGATTCGGATGAAATTCAGGCCGCGATTAAGCAGGGCGATTGGAATGACTATCGCATCGTCGCGAGAGGGAACCGACTAATGCATTTTATCAATGGCCATAAAGCAGTGGATGTGACGGATATGGATGCGGCGAAGGCCGCCAAGTCTGGCATCTTGGCGTTGCAACTGCACAAGGGAAAGAACATGACCGTGCAGTTTAAGAATATCCGTTTGAGGCAGTAG